Sequence from the Anomalospiza imberbis isolate Cuckoo-Finch-1a 21T00152 unplaced genomic scaffold, ASM3175350v1 scaffold_43, whole genome shotgun sequence genome:
ctcaccccccagcagcagcagcgtccccagggccaccgccagtgtccccattgtcacctccacggcgctgccagcccccccccccccgctgtccccaacTTATGGGCTCGGGGACAGGGACGTCCCCTGGGTGGGGACCGGGGGTGGCCGTGccccggggcggggacggggctgTCCCCGAGGGGGGGGACAACGGGACACGAGGGTCCCCCAgggtccccaatgtccccagctgcccgcgtccccgatgtccccaacccctccctggGGTCCCCAACCcttccctggtgtccccaagctcccctcaggtgtccccgagctcccctcaggtgtccccaaagcctccaggtgtccccaaagcctccaggtgtccccacacCTCATCCCCgcgtccccccgccccccgtgGTGGCACCTCGGCGACAATGGCCCATTGTCCGGAGCCACTGCCCTTGACCAGGTGACAAGTCCGGGCCGGGACACAATGTCCCCAAGGAGGCGACAAGTCTgggctgtgtccccaatgtccccaatgtccccaatgtccccaaggagGCGACAAGTCTgggctgtgtccccaatgtccccaatgtccccaaggagGGGACAAGTCTgggctgtgtccccaatgtccccaatgtccccaatgtccccaaggagGCGACAAGTCTgggctgtgtccccaatgtccccaatgtccccaaggagGGGACAAGTCTgggctgtgtccccaatgtccccaatgtccccaatgtccccaggtgtccccagggtggggaCAGGCCCGGACTCGCcgctgtcactgcccaggggcggcctcaaaaatggaaaaaaaattaaaattttgggggaattcgggaggatttggggaaaatttgggggggtttggggaattttggggaattttggggggatttagagaatttggggaatttcggggaatttgggggaatttagaggattttggggggaattctgggaaatttggggggacatggggtaattttggggggaatttggggaaatttggggaaatttggggggacttggggaaattttggggggatttggggaattttggggggatttagaggaatttggggggatttgggggaattttggggaatttgggggcatttgagggaattttggggaaattttgggaaacttggggagttttgggggaatttgaggagatttgggggagttttggtggattggggaaattttgggggaaattttgggggaaaattttgggggaattttgggggaaaattttgggggaaaattttagaggaattttggggaacttggggcattttggggtccctcaAAGGCTCACGGGATGGTCCCGGAGACTTTCAGGGTGAGTGAATCGGATTTATTGGAatcccagggggattttggggggtttttgaggggattttgggggattttggggggattttggggtcacagGAAGGACTCAGAGACTTTCAGGGTGAGTGAATCGGATTTATTGGAAtcccggggggattttgggggattttggggggattttggggtcacagGAAGGACTCAGAGACTTTTGGGGTGAGTGAATCGGATTTATTGGAAtcccggggggattttgggggattttggggggaatttgggggattttggggggattttggggggttttggtgTCACAGGAAGGACTCAGAGACTTTTGGGGTGAGTGAATCGGATTTATTGGAatcctggtgggattttgggggattttggggggattttgggggattttgtggtCACAGGAAGGACTCAGAGACTTTTAGGGTGAGTGAATCGGATTTATTGGAAtcccggggggattttggggggattttgggggggattttggggtcacagGAAGGACTCAGAGACTTTTGGGGTGAGTGAATCGGATTTATTGGAatcccagggggattttggggggattttggggggattttgggagattttgggggattttggggggattttggggccaCAGGAAGGACTCAGAGACTTTTGGGATGAGTGAATCGGATTTATTGGAAtcccggggggattttggggggattttggggtcacagGAAGGACTCAGAGACTTTTGGGGTGAGTGAATCGGATTTATCGGAATCccgggggaatttgggggtattttggggggttttgggggattttgggggattttggggggttttggtgTCACAGGAAGGACTCAGAGACTTTTGGGGTGAGTGAATCGGATTTATTGGAAtcccggggggattttgggggattttggggggattttgggggattttgtggtCACAGGAAGGACTCAGAGACTTTTGGGGTGAGTGAATCGGATTTATTGGAAtcccggggggattttggggggatttgggggggattttgggggattttgggggattttggggggattttggggccaCAGGAAGGACTCAGAGACTTTTGGGATGAGTGAATCGGATTTATTGGAatcccagggggattttgggggattttggggggattttggggggtttttgggggattttggggtcacagGAAGGACTCAGAGACTTTTGGGGTGAGTGAATCGGATTTATTGGAATCccgggggaattttgggggtattttgggggggttttgggggattttgggggattttggtgtCACAGGAAGGACTCAGAGACTTTTGGGGTGAGTGAATCGGATTTATTGGAATCCcggtgggattttggggggattttggggggattttgggggggttttgggggggattttggggtcacagGAAGGACTCAGAAACTTTCAGGGTGAGTGAATCGGATTTATTGGAATCCCggcgggattttggggggattttgggggatttttgggggattttggggtcacggGAAGGCCTCGGGGGGCGGCACCGCCAGCGCGGCCGAGCTGATGAGGAAAACCTTGACGTAATGCACGGCCTGGGGGGAGGGTCGGGGGTcagcaccccccccccccgggaccccccaaaatccgggaaccccccccaggaccccccaggtgAGTTCCCCCCCCAGGTGTATAATTTGCCCCCCCAGGTGTAATTTCCCTCCCAGGTGaattcccccctcccccaggtgtgtcatttccccccccccccccaggtaATTTTTTGCCCCCCCAGGTGTAATTTCCCTCCCAGGTgaattcccccccccccaggtgtcTTTCCCCCCCTCCCAGGTGAGTCCCCCCCCCGATGAATttccccccccaggtgtgtgtccccctcccccaggtgtgtcatttccccccccccccaggtaATTTTTTGCCCCCCCAGGTGTAATTTCCCTCCCAGGTgaatttcccccccccccaggtgtgtaATTTTCCCCCCCAGGTGATTTTTTTGCTCCCCCCCACCCAGGTCTAAAATTTCCCCCACCCAGGTGAGGCTTCccaccccccaggtgtgtccctgcccccccaaggtgtgtccccccccaggtgtgtcattctccccccaggtgtgtccctgcccccccaggtgtgtcccccctccccaggtgtgttccccaccccccaggtgtgtccctgcccccccaaggtgtgtccctgcccccccaggtgtgttcccCCCCCCAGATGGGTCATTCCCCCCCAAGGTGTGTCgtcccccccccccaggtgtgccgttgcccccccccccaggtgtgtcgTTCTCCCCCCAGGTGAGGTTTCccaccccccaggtgtgtccctgccccccccaggtgtgtccctgccccccccaggtgtgtccctgccccCCCAAGGTgtgtccccccctccccaggtgtgccgttgccccccccccaggtgtgtcattctccccccaggtgtgtccctgccccccccaggtgtcccccctccccaggtgtgttccccccccccccagatgTGTCATtctccccccaggtgtccccccacCCCAAGGTGTGTCCCCCCCCAAGGTGTGCCCCCCCTCAGGTGTGTCCCCCGctctccaggtgtgtccctgccccCCCCCAGGTGCgccccccaggtgtgttccccccccaggtgtgtcccgccccccccaggtgtgcccctccaggtgtgtcccccccccaggtgtgccccccaggtgtgcccccccAAGGTGTGTGtctcccccccaggtgtgtcccccccccaggtgcccccccaggtgtgtcccccccccaggtgcccccccaggtgtgtccccccccaggtgtgcccctccaggtgtgtcccccccccaggtgtgcccctccaggtgtgtccccccccccaggtgtgcccctccaggtgtgtccccccccccaggtgtgcccctccaggtgtgtccccccccccaggtgtgcccctccaggtgtgtcccccccccAGGTGcgccccccaggtgtgccccccccaggtgtgtgtctcccccccaggtgtgtccccccccaggtgtgtcccccccccaggtgcccccccaggtgtgtccccccccAGGTGcgccccccaggtgtgcccccccCAAGGTGTGTGtctcccccccaggtgtgtcccccccccccaggtgccccccccAGGTGCGCCGCTGCCCCCGTACCGCGCAGAGCccggccagcagcaggagggcgagcaggaggcagaggagggcgAGGAAGAGCAGGGGGCAGCCGGGGGGAGGCGTCTGGGGGGCGcctgggggcggggccaggcgcGGGAGGGGCGTGGTCAGAGCGGGGCACGCCCACTGCGCCACACCCATCTCGCTGCCCCGCCCCCTCACCTGCCCCGCCCCCTCGGGGCGCGTCCGCGGTGACGTCATCGCCGACGTCGTCGCCGACGTCGTGGCGGCGGCCGAAGGGGGCGGCCCCGAGCAGCGGCCGCTCCGCCCCCGGGGTGACGTCGTCGGTGACGTCATCGCCGTCGTCATCGTCGGGGTCCGGGGGGCGGTCCAAGGGCAGGAAGGGCGTGATGTCATCGTCGGCCGTGACGTCATCGGCGGCGACGTCATCGGCGAGGTCGCCCCAGGCGGCGTCGAGGTCCCCGGTGACGTCACCCAGCAGGGAGGAAGTGACGTCGTCGGCGGTGATGACGTCATCGCCGGTGAGGGGACACAGGCCGGGCAAGGTGACATCATCGTTGTCCTCGGTGAGGTCATCGAGGAGGCCGTATCCGTGGATGACGTCATCGGTGAGGTCATCCCGGCGGATGACATCATGGAGGAGATTCCCGCCGGGGACGACGTCGTCGACGGCGTCATCGCCAGGAAGGGGAGGGGCGCGGTGGACGGCGACGACGCCGTCGACGCCGTCGATGACGTCACTCCCCGGCGCGACGTCATCGTCCCCGGGGAGTGGGGCTGCGACGTCGCCCCACGTGATGACGTCATCGGGGAAGCCACGTTCCATGACGTCATCGGCGACGTCGCTCTCGGGGGTGATGACGTCATCGGCGAGCTCATGCAGGGTGATGACGTCATCAGTGACATCATCCAGGTCCCGCGAGGAGTCGCTCTCGGCAGTGACGTCATCGGTGGGGTCAGGGCTGATGATGACGTCATCAACGAGGTGACACCCAGGGGCTATGACGTCGTCGGCGACGCCACTCCCGGAGGCGGTGACGTCATCGGTGACGCCAATCCCAGGACGGGAGGCGATGACGTCACCGACGGCGATGACGTCACCAGCGCGACTTCCCTCCGGGACAGAGGAAGTGACGTCATCGCCGTCGGTGGCATCGGCGGTGACATCAGCGGCGACGCCTCTCCCCGGCGCCGAGGAAGCGACGTCACCggcggggggaggggaggggctGCCCCGCCCCTCCATGACGTCACCGCCCTCCCCCGCCGCGATGACGTCATAGGCGATGACGTCATAGGCGATGACGTCATCCTctggctcctcctcctccgggggcggggccagcaCGGTGATGGTGATGCCACCGGCCCGGCAGGCGACAGCGGCGACCCCGAGGGTCCCCGGGGCGGTGACGTCACTGTCCCCGacgtccccaacgtccccaatgtcccctgtggCAGTGACGTcactgtccccaatgtccccaacgtccccaacgtccccaatgtcccctgtggCAGTGACGTcactgtccccaatgtccccaacgtcccctgCGGCAGTGACGTcactgtccccaatgtccccaacgtccccagcGTCCCCCGGGGCGGTGACGTCACCGTCCCCCCTATCC
This genomic interval carries:
- the LOC137466724 gene encoding uncharacterized protein, with product QSPAPPGGQPGGGTGGGTGTPWASGVTITVTAAPAEDSGDTGDIEGIGDIWHIGDVRDIGDTGDIEGIGDIWDIGDVRDIGDTGDIEGIRDIGDTGDFGDIRDTKDIGDVRDIRDTGDIEGIRDTGDFGDIRDTKDIGDTGDTKDTGDFGDIRDTKDIGDFGDIRDTKDIGDVRDIGDIGDTKHTGDFGDTGDIGDIGDVGDIGVTKDTGDIEGAGDIGDIAVTTDGGQGGVPIPCDKDVGDIGDAGDVGAVPTLDAAVLRDRDTGDRDTGDRDVPAPGDEGGGDSSVTTPGDIGDRDNGVRDAGDSDATTPRDTGDRDSGVRDIGDRDTGDRDTGDSDATTPRDTGDGDTGDRDTGDGDIPAQLLRDPGDTQAWALQDLGDRAVTAPGDSGDTGVTALRDTGDRGHGDRGDGDVTAPGDAGDVGDIGDSDVTAAGDVGDIGDSDVTATGDIGDVGDVGDIGDSDVTATGDIGDVGDVGDSDVTAPGTLGVAAVACRAGGITITVLAPPPEEEEPEDDVIAYDVIAYDVIAAGEGGDVMEGRGSPSPPPAGDVASSAPGRGVAADVTADATDGDDVTSSVPEGSRAGDVIAVGDVIASRPGIGVTDDVTASGSGVADDVIAPGCHLVDDVIISPDPTDDVTAESDSSRDLDDVTDDVITLHELADDVITPESDVADDVMERGFPDDVITWGDVAAPLPGDDDVAPGSDVIDGVDGVVAVHRAPPLPGDDAVDDVVPGGNLLHDVIRRDDLTDDVIHGYGLLDDLTEDNDDVTLPGLCPLTGDDVITADDVTSSLLGDVTGDLDAAWGDLADDVAADDVTADDDITPFLPLDRPPDPDDDDGDDVTDDVTPGAERPLLGAAPFGRRHDVGDDVGDDVTADAPRGGGAGAPQTPPPGCPLLFLALLCLLLALLLLAGLCAAVHYVKVFLISSAALAVPPPEAFP